A part of Podarcis muralis chromosome 15, rPodMur119.hap1.1, whole genome shotgun sequence genomic DNA contains:
- the LOC144325700 gene encoding ribonuclease pancreatic-like, with protein MASRIAPLLGLFLLAISTTSVSHAQSSKAFQRKHVTFLDHIDHNQCTSEMRNKRISQTENGCKPLNTFIHAPEQVVDQACTAGEPYVIRNQEYKKSPKKFRITNCRLSQAHGDDCEYVAEASSLRYIVVACDQNGRPVHLERTLTDAAAGKPGDKQPSLNPTKKPSNSASVISAHWVRGQGSWCMGRLGGVLLSLSLVLFWCL; from the coding sequence ATGGCTTCAAGGATCGCGCCTCTGCTGGGCCTGTTCCTCCTCGCCATCTCCACCACCAGTGTCTCCCACGCTCAAAGCTCAAAGGCCTTCCAGAGGAAGCACGTCACGTTTCTGGATCACATAGACCACAACCAATGCACCAGTGAGATGCGGAACAAGCGGATCTCTCAGACCGAGAACGGGTGCAAGCCGCTCAACACTTTCATCCATGCTCCTGAGCAAGTCGTCGATCAGGCGTGCACGGCGGGGGAGCCATATGTGATCCGGAACCAGGAATACAAAAAGAGCCCCAAAAAGTTCCGCATCACAAACTGCAGGCTCTCTCAGGCACACGGGGACGACTGCGAATACGTGGCAGAAGCCAGCAGCTTGAGATACATTGTTGTGGCTTGCGACCAAAACGGCCGGCCGGTCCATCTGGAGAGGACGCTCACCGATGCAGCTGCCGGAAAGCCAGGCGACAAGCAGCCGAGTTTGAACCCAACCAAGAAGCCGTCTAATTCTGCAAGTGTAATAAGCGCCCACTGGGTTCGAGGGCAGGGAAGTTGGTGCATGGGGCGTTTGGGGGGAGTGCTGCTGTCTCTTTCCCTCGTCCTCTTCTGGTGCCTTTAA
- the RHBDD2 gene encoding rhomboid domain-containing protein 2, translating to MERLPVATCLTVLLSFLASGPSLLRWGAERGLPGDLSSAFSLRPEAVLEGQVYRLVTYICVYEDVISLVCGAIIIWYFAGSFEKTVGTVRHCFLTVAFAVSLALLYLMLWAALSRLWEVADAKGFVPVAFAMLAASVARSRMRRTLLFGVNIHVVLVPWVLICVAWLILSSSLLGNICGLLIGDIYGYGYCFGADLPESTVSRLDKKFPFRLLKRIPGMKYVPGSIAERRASQSRKLNPAPGSYPTQSYHSSSPPSLLAVHMQHPSTCPPGSQPQCMPGPVLNQCTGSLGGSCIQHHFPSPPGSISQHFSGSDSGGPKRTDCSSVPHAPGFPAAGAASESAELCRVHVG from the exons atggAGCGGCTGCCGGTGGCAACTTGCCTGACGGTGCTGCTCTCCTTCCTGGCCTCCGGGCCGAGCCTGCTGCGGTGGGGCGCGGAGCGGGGCCTGCCGGGAGACCTTTCTTCCGCCTTTTCGCTGCGCCCCGAGGCGGTGCTGGAGGGGCAGG TATATAGGCTGGTGACCTACATCTGTGTATATGAGGATGTGATCTCCTTGGTATGTGGCGCCATCATCATTTGGTACTTCGCCGGCAGCTTTGAGAAGACTGTGGGCACTGTGAGACACTGCTTCCTCACTGTGGCCTTTGCCGTTTCCTTAGCTCTGCTCTACCTGATGCTCTGGGCTGCCCTTTCCAGGCTCTGGGAAGTGGCCGATGCCAAAGGCTTTGTGCCTGTGgcttttgccatgctggctgcatcCGTTGCCCGCTCCCGGATGAGGAGGACACTGCTGTTTGGGGTCAACATCCATGTGGTACTGGTACCGTGGGTCCTGATTTGCGTGGCTTGGCTTATTCTAAGTTCCTCTCTCCTAGGGAACATCTGCGGCCTCTTAATTGGAGACATCT ATGGTTATGGCTACTGCTTTGGCGCAGATCTCCCTGAATCAACAGTTTCTCGTCTGGATAAAAAGTTCCCTTTCCGTCTGCTGAAGAGAATACCAGGAATGAAGTATGTTCCAGGGTCCATAGCAGAGAGAAGGGCTTCTCAGAGCAGGAA GCTAAACCCAGCACCCGGTTCTTACCCCACTCAGAGCTATCAcagctcctctcctccctccttgcttGCTGTTCATATGCAACACCCCAGTACATGCCCTCCTGGATCTCAGCCACAGTGTATGCCCGGTCCTGTGCTGAATCAGTGCACTGGTTCCCTTGGAGGGTCATGCATCCAGCACCATTTCCCATCTCCACCAGGATCCATCTCGcagcatttcagtgggtctgactCAGGGGGACCCAAGAGGACAGATTGCTCCAGTGTCCCCCACGCACCTGGGTTTCCAGCTGCAGGAGCAGCGTCAGAATCAGCAGAGCTTTGCCGAGTTCACGTAGGGTGA